A genomic segment from Nicotiana sylvestris chromosome 1, ASM39365v2, whole genome shotgun sequence encodes:
- the LOC104231491 gene encoding receptor-like protein 33, with product MRSQMFSQLFFILLLSICNKMNDAMAANSSKCLEDQKMLLLQLRNNLTYNSEVSTKLVKWDQRIDCCQWQGITCNDAGQVIGLDLSYESFSGSITPLANLKFLSVIRLDVNNLSAPIPEFFLDFSNLTVLSLYSCNLIGEVPQKIFQVSTLQTINLAQNELWGSLPEFPSNGSLHTLDLSYTGFSGSIPTSIENLTMLSRVELRLCNFTGPIPSSMENLTQLSYLDFNWNSFTGSFPTFKLSKNLTYITAAGNNFTGISSDWEGHENLEYLDLSNNSLSGLIPASLFYLPSLASLYLSNNKFSGQINELQNVISPLVTLDLSANKLEGPIPEFFFELHDLGTLALSSNNFSGTVHLKKFTKLNNLGSLDLSHNSLSIDTNISESDLALLPQLSGLFLVSCHLQNISFLKNQSSLQMLDLSSSQLTGEIPNWLWDISDGNLRFLNLSGNRFTHFQEPYRFGILDFLDLHSNLLTGNIPLPPIAVKYVDFSNNNFSTLMPPDIGNYLEIAWFFSIANNQVIGNIPSSICKDRYLEVLDLSNNRLNGTIPPCLAELSSTLKVLNLGKNKLAGNIPRNISHNCQLQSLDLSQNLLSGQLPRSLSNCTNLKLMNLGNNKIRDTFPCWLRNLSNLRILALPFNRFHGNIDCSGMSSNWTALQIIDLASNNLGGILSRNSFLELNAMTVDPVAAHARFDHLHFESISVRPIYYQDTVGLFLKGQNITLEKIPIFFTSIDFSSNNFVGDIPETVGDLKSLYLLNISHNNLRGQIPPALGNLKQLGSLDLSFNKLDGNIPEKLASLTFISFLNLSYNELVGMIPRSTQFDTFAESFIGNKGLCGFLLNITCKNDSAVAPSEPEFEEEKLFSSTEIYVSVILGFVVGIGITVLPLLFSKRWNHLYNKLVDRLILRIFQQQDQDGRTSTSISEASWKKAAGKSRARSSSSSVPPSCNSPIT from the coding sequence ATGAGAAGTCAAATGTTTTCCCAGCTCTTCTTCATCCTACTACTCTCTATCTGCAATAAAATGAATGATGCAATGGCAGCTAATTCCAGCAAATGTCTTGAGGATCAGAAGATGTTGCTGCTGCAGCTCAGAAATAATCTTACTTATAATTCTGAAGTATCCACCAAGCTGGTTAAGTGGGATCAGAGGATTGACTGCTGTCAATGGCAGGGCATCACCTGCAATGATGCAGGGCAAGTTATTGGTCTTGACCTTAGCTATGAATCGTTCTCGGGCAGTATCACCCCATTAGCAAATCTTAAGTTTCTCTCTGTTATCCGTCTTGATGTGAACAATTTATCTGCTCCAATTCCAGAGTTCTTTTTGGACTTCTCCAACCTGACTGTCTTGAGTCTATATTCCTGCAACTTGATAGGGGAAGTGCCGCAGAAGATATTCCAGGTATCAACTCTGCAGACTATTAACTTAGCACAAAATGAACTTTGGGGTTCTTTACCTGAATTTCCTTCAAATGGATCTCTACACACTCTGGATCTCAGCTATACAGGATTCTCAGGAAGTATACCCACGTCCATTGAGAACCTTACGATGTTGTCGCGTGTTGAGCTTAGGTTATGTAATTTTACAGGTCCAATTCCATCTTCTATGGAAAATCTTACCCAGCTTTCTTATCTGGATTTCAACTGGAATAGCTTCACTGGTTCTTTTCCAACTTTTAAGCTATCCAAGAACCTCACCTATATAACTGCTGCTGGAAATAATTTTACAGGAATATCATCCGACTGGGAAGGCCATGAGAATCTTGAGTATCTTGACTTGAGTAACAATTCACTTTCCGGGCTCATTCCAGCGTCATTGTTTTACCTACCCTCACTTGCGAGTTTATATCTGTCCAACAACAAATTTTCTGGCCAAATAAATGAATTACAAAATGTAATTTCTCCACTAGTAACTCTTGACTTGAGTGCCAACAAATTGGAAGGGCCAATACCTGAGTTTTTCTTTGAGCTACACGATCTCGGAACTCTTGCACTTTCATCCAACAATTTCAGTGGAACTGTGCACTTGAAGAAGTTTACAAAGCTCAATAACCTTGGAAGCCTTGATCTATCCCACAACAGCTTATCAATTGACACAAATATAAGTGAATCAGACCTTGCTTTGCTCCCCCAGCTTAGTGGTTTATTCTTGGTGTCGTGCCACCTGCAGAATATCTCCTTCCTCAAGAACCAATCCAGCTTGCAGATGCTAGATCTCTCAAGCAGCCAACTTACTGGTGAAATACCAAACTGGTTGTGGGACATCAGTGATGGAAATCTCCGTTTTCTGAATCTTTCTGGCAATCGATTCACGCATTTTCAAGAGCCTTATAGATTTGGCATTCTAGATTTCCTTGATCTGCATTCAAATCTGCTCACTGGAAATATTCCACTACCACCAATAGCAGTTAAATACGTGGACTTCTCCAACAATAACTTTTCTACGTTGATGCCGCCTGACATTGGCAATTATCTTGAAATTGCTTGGTTCTTCTCAATTGCAAACAACCAAGTTATTGGCAATATCCCTTCTTCAATCTGCAAGGACAGATATCTTGAAGTACTTGATTTGTCTAACAATAGATTGAAtggcacaataccaccatgtttGGCAGAATTGAGCAGCACACTGAAAGTATTGAACCTGGGGAAAAACAAACTTGCAGGAAATATACCTCGAAATATTTCTCATAATTGTCAGTTACAAAGCCTTGATCTCAGTCAGAATCTCTTATCAGGTCAGCTTCCTCGTTCTTTGTCCAACTGCACAAATCTAAAGCTAATGAATCTGGGAAACAACAAGATCAGGGATACCTTCCCCTGTTGGTTGAGGAACTTATCCAATTTGCGCATACTTGCATTGCCCTTCAATCGTTTCCATGGGAACATTGATTGCTCTGGAATGAGTTCCAACTGGACAGCTCTTCAAATCATCGACCTAGCATCCAATAATTTAGGGGGCATTCTATCCCGAAATTCATTCTTGGAGCTAAATGCAATGACTGTTGACCCAGTTGCAGCGCATGCACGCTTTGATCACTTGCATTTTGAGTCTATATCTGTTAGGCCAATCTACTATCAGGATACAGTCGGTCTTTTTCTTAAAGGACAAAATATTACATTGGAAAAGATCCCTATTTTCTTTACCTCTATTGACTTTTCAAGTAACAATTTTGTGGGGGATATACCAGAGACAGTTGGAGATCTCAAATCACTTTATCTTCTGAATATTTCACACAACAATCTCAGAGGTCAAATCCCTCCAGCACTTGGAAATTTGAAGCAATTGGGATCACTGGACCTGTCATTCAACAAGTTGGATGGAAATATTCCAGAAAAGCTTGCTAGCCTCACATTTATTTCCTTCTTAAATTTATCATATAATGAACTGGTTGGAATGATACCACGAAGTACCCAATTTGATACCTTTGCAGAAAGTTTCATCGGAAACAAGGGGCTATGTGGGTTTCTGCTTAACATAACTTGCAAAAATGATTCGGCAGTGGCACCTTCAGAGCCAGAATTTGAGGAGGAGAAACTATTTTCAAGTACGGAGATTTATGTAAGCGTTATATTAGGGTTTGTTGTTGGCATCGGGATCACTGTTCTACCGCTTTTGTTCTCTAAAAGATGGAACCACTTGTACAACAAACTAGTTGACAGATTGATTTTAAGGATATTTCAGCAGCAAGATCAAGATGGGAGAACTAGTACGAGCATTAGTGAAGCATCTTGGAAGAAGGCAGCAGGGAAATCAAGAGCGCGGTCATCAAGTTCATCAGTTCCTCCATCTTGTAACTCTCCCATTACATAA
- the LOC104223796 gene encoding uncharacterized protein yields the protein MAYPSDQRSSSRGTVRFVMVLLGLFLVVYIVRPPRLRHSSKALDSCPPCFCDCEEESMLSLPLDILNSSLADCGKDDPQMNEEMKKDIATLLSEEINLQKNVTNDVLDRTKALIMSAKRASSHYQKESEKCNIGIDTCEGGREKAEAALIEERKLSALWEARAIEFGWKD from the exons ATGGCTTACCCATCAGACCAGAGGTCCTCTAGTAGGGGGACAGTGAGATTTGTTATGGTTCTGTTGGGTTTGTTTCTGGTTGTTTACATAGTCAGACCACCAAGATTGCGCCACTCTTCTAAGGCTTTGGATTCATGTCCTCCTTGTTTCTGTGATTGTGAGGAAGAATCCATGCTCTCCTTGCCTTTAG ACATCTTAAACAGCTCATTGGCAG ACTGTGGTAAAGATGATCCTCAAATGAATGAagagatgaagaaggatattgcaACTTTACTGTCAGAGGAGATTAACTTGCAGAAGAATGTTACTAATGACGTTTTGGATCGCACCAAGGCTCTAATTATGAGCGCGAAAAGAGCATCTTCACACTACCAAAAAGAATCAGAGAAGTGCAACATAGGGATAGATACATGTGAGGGAGGTAGGGAGAAGGCTGAAGCTGCTTTGATAGAAGAGCGCAAGCTCTCTGCATTATGGGAGGCACGAGCCATTGAGTTTGGCTGGAAGGACTAG
- the LOC104223799 gene encoding receptor-like protein 32: MRSQMFSQLFFILLLSICNKMNDAMAANSSKCLEDQKMLLLQLRNNLTYNSEVSTKLVKWDQRIDCCQWQGITCNDAGQVIGLDLSYESFSGSINPLANLKFLSVIRLDVNNLSAPIPEFFLDFSNLTVLSLSSCNLIGEVPQRIFQVPTLQTIDLSQNEMLGGSLPEFPSNGSLHTLDLSYTGLSGSIPTSIENLSMLSHVDLKLCNFTGPIPSSMENLTQLSYLDFTWNSFTGSFPTFKLSKNLTSIASAGNNLTGISSDWEGHENLKYLDLGNNSLSGLIPASLFYLPSLVGLNLANNKFSGKITELQNVTSPLVILDLSANKLEGPIPEFFFELHELGTLTLSSNNFNGTVHLKKFTKLNNLGSLDLSHNSLSIDTNISESDLALLPQLSGLFLVSCHLQNISFLKNQSSLQMLDLSSSQLTGEIPNWLWEINDGNLRFLNLSGNRFTHFQEPYRFGILDFLDLHSNLLTGNIPLPPIAAKYVDFSNNNFATLMPPDIGNYLEIAWFFSIANNQVIGNIPSSICKDRYLEVLDLSNNRLNGTIPPCLAELSITLKVLNLGKNKLAGNIPRNISHNCQLQSLDLSQNLLSGQLPRSLSNCINLKLMNLGNNKIRDTFPCWLRNLSNLRILALRFNRFHGNIDCSGMSSNWTALQIIDLASNNLGGILSRNSFLELNAMTVDPAIAHSHFDHLHFESVSVSPIYYQDTVGLFLKGQNVTLAKIPVFFTSIDFSSNNFVGDIPETVGDLKSLYLLNISHNNLTGQIPPAFGNLKQLGSLDLSFNNLDGNIPEKLASLTFLSVLNLSYNELVGVIPRSTQFDTFAESFRGNKGLCGFQLNRTCKNISAVAPSEPEFEEENLFSRTEIYLSVMLGFAVGIGIIFLPLLFSKRWNQSYNKLVDRWILRIFEQRDQDGRKSKSISEPSWKKTTGKSTGSH; the protein is encoded by the coding sequence ATGAGAAGTCAAATGTTTTCCCAGCTCTTCTTCATCCTACTACTCTCTATCTGCAATAAAATGAATGATGCAATGGCAGCTAATTCCAGCAAATGTCTTGAGGATCAGAAGATGTTGCTGCTGCAGCTCAGAAATAATCTTACTTATAATTCTGAAGTATCCACCAAGCTGGTTAAGTGGGATCAGAGGATTGACTGCTGTCAATGGCAGGGCATCACCTGCAATGATGCAGGGCAAGTTATTGGTCTTGACCTTAGCTATGAATCGTTCTCGGGCAGTATCAACCCATTAGCAAATCTTAAGTTTCTCTCCGTTATCCGTCTTGATGTGAACAATTTATCTGCTCCAATTCCAGAGTTCTTTTTGGACTTTTCCAATCTAACTGTCTTGAGTCTAAGTTCCTGCAACTTGATAGGAGAAGTGCCTCAGAGGATATTCCAGGTACCAACTCTACAGACTATTGACTTATCACAAAATGAAATGCTTGGAGGTTCTTTACCTGAATTTCCTTCAAATGGATCTCTACACACTCTGGATCTAAGCTATACAGGACTCTCAGGAAGTATACCCACGTCCATTGAGAACCTTAGCATGTTGTCGCATGTTGACCTTAAGTTATGTAATTTTACAGGTCCAATTCCATCTTCTATGGAAAATCTTACCCAGCTTTCTTATCTGGATTTCACCTGGAATAGCTTCACTGGTTCTTTCCCAACTTTTAAACTGTCCAAGAACCTCACTTCTATAGCCTCTGCTGGAAATAATTTGACAGGAATATCATCTGACTGGGAAGGCCATGAGAATCTTAAATATCTTGACTTGGGTAACAATTCACTTTCGGGGCTCATTCCAGCGTCATTGTTTTACCTACCCTCACTTGTGGGTTTAAATCTGGCCAACAACAAATTTTCTGGCAAAATAACTGAATTACAAAATGTTACTTCTCCACTAGTAATTCTTGACTTGAGTGCCAACAAATTGGAAGGGCCAATACCTGAGTTTTTCTTTGAGCTACACGAGCTCGGAACTCTTACACTTTCATCCAACAACTTCAATGGAACTGTGCACTTAAAGAAGTTTACAAAGCTCAATAACCTTGGAAGCCTTGATCTATCCCACAACAGCTTATCAATTGACACAAATATAAGTGAATCAGACCTTGCTTTGCTCCCCCAGCTTAGTGGTTTATTCTTGGTGTCGTGCCACCTGCAGAATATCTCCTTTCTCAAGAACCAATCCAGCTTGCAGATGCTAGATCTCTCAAGCAGCCAACTTACTGGTGAAATACCAAACTGGTTGTGGGAAATCAATGATGGAAATCTCCGTTTTCTGAATCTTTCTGGCAATCGATTCACGCATTTTCAAGAGCCTTATAGATTTGGCATTCTAGATTTCCTTGATCTGCATTCAAATCTGCTCACTGGAAATATTCCACTACCACCAATAGCAGCTAAATACGTGGACTTCTCCAACAATAACTTTGCTACGTTGATGCCGCCTGACATTGGCAATTATCTTGAAATTGCTTGGTTCTTCTCAATTGCAAACAACCAAGTTATTGGCAATATCCCTTCTTCAATCTGCAAGGACAGATATCTTGAAGTACTTGATTTGTCTAACAATAGATTGAAtggcacaataccaccatgtttGGCAGAATTGAGCATCACACTGAAAGTATTGAACCTGGGGAAAAACAAACTTGCAGGAAATATACCTCGAAATATTTCTCATAATTGTCAGTTACAAAGCCTTGATCTCAGTCAGAATCTCTTGTCAGGTCAGCTTCCCCGTTCTTTGTCCAACTGCATAAATCTAAAGCTAATGAATCTGGGAAACAACAAGATCAGGGATACCTTCCCCTGTTGGTTGAGGAACTTATCCAATTTGCGCATACTTGCATTGCGCTTCAATCGTTTCCATGGGAACATTGATTGCTCTGGAATGAGTTCCAACTGGACAGCTCTTCAAATCATCGACCTAGCATCCAATAATTTAGGGGGCATTCTGTCCCGAAATTCATTCTTGGAGCTAAATGCAATGACTGTTGATCCAGCTATAGCGCATTCACACTTTGATCACTTGCATTTTGAGTCTGTATCTGTTAGTCCAATTTACTATCAGGATACAGTCGGTCTTTTTCTTAAAGGACAAAATGTTACATTGGCAAAGATCCCCGTCTTCTTCACCTCCATCGATTTTTCAAGTAACAATTTTGTGGGGGACATACCGGAGACAGTTGGAGATCTCAAATCACTTTATCTGCTGAATATTTCACACAACAATCTCACAGGTCAAATCCCTCCAGCATTTGGAAATCTGAAGCAATTGGGATCACTGGACCTGTCATTCAACAATTTAGATGGAAATATCCCAGAAAAGCTTGCTAGCCTCACATTTCTTTCCGTCTTAAATTTATCATATAATGAACTGGTTGGAGTGATACCACGAAGTACCCAATTTGATACCTTTGCGGAAAGTTTCAGAGGAAACAAGGGGCTATGCGGGTTCCAGCTGAATAGAACTTGCAAAAATATTTCAGCAGTAGCACCTTCAGAGCCAGAATTTGAGGAGGAGAATTTATTTTCAAGGACAGAGATTTATTTAAGCGTTATGTTAGGATTTGCTGTTGGCATTGGGATCATCTTTCtaccacttttgttctctaaaaGATGGAACCAGTCGTACAACAAACTAGTTGACAGATGGATTTTAAGGATATTTGAGCAACGAGATCAAGATGGGAGAAAGAGTAAGAGCATTAGCGAACCATCTTGGAAGAAGACAACGGGGAAATCAACAGGCAGTCATTAG
- the LOC104223795 gene encoding glutathione synthetase, chloroplastic encodes MGSGYSSSSFSQSSSTLAQCCATVPLQLQESHSNSLNFCSATRFLEPHLIKSSKILIPKSPFSAILPLKCAKKMQTQVEDSVKPIVDPHDIDPKLLQKLSYDALVFCSLRGLVVGDRNSERSGTVPGVGMVHAPVALLPMSFPESQWNQACEVAPIFNELVDRVSQDGEFLQQSLSRTKKVDPFTSRLLEIHSKMLQINKKEEIRLGLHRSDYMLDEQTKLLLQIELNTISSSFSGLSCLVSELHRSLLHQYSECIALDPNKIPTNNSVNQFTDALAKAWNEYGDPRAVVMFVILAEERNMYDQHWLSASLGEKHQVTTIRKTLAEIDAQGELLEDGTLIVDGEAVAVIYFRAGYAPSDYHSESAWKARLLMEQSRAVKCPSISYHLAGTKKIQQELAKPNVLERFLENKDDIAKLRKCFAGLWSLDESDTVKDAIERPGLYVMKPQREGGGNNIYGEDVKEALLKLQKEGTGSDAFILMQRIFPTVSHSILMREGIPHKEQTISELGIYGTYLRNEKEVLINQQSGYLMRTKVSSSNEGGVAAGFAVLDSIYLV; translated from the exons ATGGGCAGCGGCTATTCCTCTTCATCTTTCTCGCAAAGCAGCAGCACTTTAGCGCAGTGTTGTGCTACCGTTCCTTTACAACTCCAAGAATCACACTCAAACTCTTTAAATTTCTGCTCCGCTACTAGATTCTTGGAACCCCATCTTATTAAATCTTCCAAAATTCTAATACCCAAATCCCCATTTTCAGCAATTTTGCCATTGAAGTGTGCTAAAAAAATGCAGACCCAAGTGGAAGATTCTGTGAAACCCATTGTTGATCCTCATGATATTGACCCGAAATTGCTGCAGAAACTTTCTTATGATGCACTTGTCTTTTGCTCTCTTCGTGGTCTTGTTGTTGGTGACAGAAATTCAGAG AGGTCAGGAACTGTTCCTGGTGTTGGTATGGTTCATGCTCCAGTTGCTCTTTTACCAATGTCATTCCCTGAAAGTCAATGGAATCAAGCTTGTGAAGTTGCTCCTATTTTCAATGAGCTCGTCGATCGTGTGAGTCAGGATGGAGAATTTTTGCAGCAATCACTCTCTAG GACGAAAAAAGTTGATCCGTTTACCTCCAGACTACTAGAAATCCACTCCAAGATGCTACAAATCAATAAGAAAGAG GAAATACGCTTGGGGTTGCATCGCTCAGACTATATGCTGGATGAGCAAACTAAATTACTTCTGCAAATAGAGCTTAACACTATTTCATCATCATTTTCGGGGCTAAGTTGTCTTGTCAGTGAGCTTCACAG GAGCTTGCTTCATCAATACAGTGAATGCATTGCATTAGATCCTAACAAAATTCCCACAAACAATTCCGTAAATCAATTTACGGATGCACTGGCTAAAGCTTGGAATGAATATGGTGATCCAAG GGCTGTGgttatgtttgtgattctagctGAAGAGCGCAACATGTACGATCAGCATTGGCTTTCGGCTTCACTGGGAGAAAA ACATCAAGTTACAACTATCAGAAAGACGCTAGCGGAAATTGATGCACAAGGCGAGCTTCTAGAAGATGGTACCCTCATTGT AGATGGTGAAGCAGTGGCGGTCATTTATTTTAGAGCTGGCTATGCACCAAGTGACTATCACTCGGAATCT GCGTGGAAAGCTAGGCTTCTGATGGAGCAGTCACGTGCAGTCAAGTGCCCTTCAATTTCCTATCATTTAGCTGGGACCAAGAAGATTCAGCAAGAGCTTGCAAAACCCAATGTACTAGAAAG gtttcttgaaaacaAAGATGACATTGCCAAACTACGAAAATGCTTTGCAGGGTTGTGGAGTTTGGATGAATCCGACACGGTCAAGGATGCAATTGAGAGACCTGGCTTGTACGTAATGAAACCACAACGAGAAGGAGGAG GAAACAATATCTATGGGGAAGATGTGAAGGAAGCTCTTCTGAAACTGCAGAAGGAAGGCACTGGAAGTGATGCGTTTATACTAATGCAGAGGATTTTTCCAACCGTTTCTCACTCGATACTAATGCGAGAAGGCATCCCTCATAAAGAGCAAACCATATCTGAACTTGGGATATATGGAACTTATTTAAG GAACGAAAAAGAAGTTCTGATCAATCAACAGTCGGGTTACTTGATGCGGACAAAGGTCTCTTCATCAAATGAGGGTGGGGTTGCTGCTGGTTTTGCAGTGTTGGACAGTATATACTTGGTTTGA
- the LOC104223794 gene encoding uncharacterized protein isoform X1, whose translation MALGRYHTLRNIYQTLEIRDFSTLLTSSRSYSKSIADDTKCWSNSSCLYKWPDFHQWNNRSTAKTCSLVPHLTLRNISSCVHKDHGGIPRTFGDKPMLHSTTMQEPISNGYMRSVTTQAKAPAQARQMGAVKVSMVSPGIVYDPYAPRERIPFWKRYFTRSGWKRTKEELSSELKSAYAIAKLRKGGYSKQKFYAEAVGIYKEINTQMANGGKTPLRKLVTEHMYSALKNEIKQRESVWPTVYWELIEPIVKVRTLRARLIGVDKNDLNKAFIQLTLEFLSKQKFEAYDGKGAVVSGDRNKEVLVRDIWVFEKSLFHPGAYWRLCGRIKV comes from the exons ATGGCTTTAGGGCGATATCACACGCTTCGAAACATCTATCAAACACTTGAAATTCGAGACTTTTCTACCTT GCTAACCAGCTCAAGAAGCTATTCAAAATCTATTGCAGATG ATACAAAGTGCTGGAGCAATTCCTCTTGCTTATATAAATGGCCGGACTTCCATCAATGGAATAATAGATCTACGGCAAAGACCTGTTCACTTG TTCCACATCTCACATTGAGGAACATATCATCCTGCGTACATAAGGACCACGGAGGTATTCCCCGGACATTTGGAGATAAACCAATGCTCCATTCCACTACG ATGCAGGAGCCAATAAGCAATGGTTACATGCGATCAGTTACAACGCAAGCAAAAGCTCCAGCCCAAGCACGACAAATG GGAGCAGTCAAAGTGTCTATGGTGAGTCCTGGAATCGTGTATGATCCTTATGCCCCTCGTGAAAGAATCCCATTCTGGAAGAG GTATTTCACTAGAAGTGGTTGGAAAAGGACAAAGGAGGAACTTAGTTCAGAG CTCAAAAGTGCATATGCCATTGCTAAATTACGAAAAGGTGGATATTCAAAACAAAAGTTCTATGCTGAAGCAGTTGGCATATACAAAGAG ATAAATACGCAAATGGCAAACGGAGGAAAGACACCTTTGAGAAAATTAGTCACAGAGCATATGTACTCT GCTCTCAAGAATGAGATCAAGCAACGAGAATCAGTATGGCCTACTGTCTACTGGGAACTAATTGAACCAATTGTAAAAGTGCGAACTCTGCGAGCTCGATTG attggtgttgataaaaatgaTCTGAATAAGGCGTTCATACAGCTTACACTTGAGTTTCTGTCTAAGCAG AAGTTTGAGGCATATGACGGGAAAGGAGCTGTTGTCTCTGGAGATAGAAATAAGGAG GTCTTGGTACGTGATATATGGGTTTTTGAGAAGTCTCTCTTCCACCCTGGAGCATACTGGCGTCTATGTGGACGAATCAAAGTTTAG
- the LOC104223793 gene encoding uncharacterized protein translates to MLSGFAFVFAPKKRKGTLLATVACLWQKESNGYSSLKAYIIFSISFLKTDQEMDKRENKIQLLGIFNEFLCYIMSFGCPVCYSLSICRWLFNLFKDTTAGHVNMITSLDYSWRNGFLIINRLFEFVVQSLAAEAIKPVTLGDSMNYSLVKTSQSRAKPGNRNSSSNEQILHSEDSTSDVLPKLEETAVEDDSVLKNGENDLSQLTNEENEGDVIVEEEAPRPSMETQNKAPKKMVSINDNVEEIYFSKKKKMKKKKSTENVPSIKEQEKEEPKPLKSILKVGSNINDNWDQNK, encoded by the coding sequence ATGCTATCTGGCTTTGCCTTTGTTTTTGCTcccaagaaaagaaaaggaacatTGCTTGCAACTGTTGCTTGTCTTTGGCAGAAAGAATCTAATGGCTACAGCAGTCTAAAAGCCTACATTattttttcaatttcctttcttaaAACAGACCAAGAAATGGACAAAAGAGAAAACAAGATCCAGCTCCTTGGCATATTCAATGAATTCTTGTGTTATATCATGTCTTTTGGATGCCCTGTGTGCTACAGTTTATCCATCTGTAGATGGCTATTCAACTTGTTCAAAGATACTACTGCAGGTCATGTTAACATGATCACGAGTTTGGACTATTCTTGGCGCAATGGCTTCCTTATTATCAATAGGCTCTTCGAATTTGTTGTGCAGAGCCTTGCTGCTGAAGCTATCAAACCTGTGACTTTGGGTGACTCCATGAATTACAGTTTGGTCAAAACGAGCCAATCTCGAGCTAAGCCAGGTAACAGGAATAGCTCAAGCAATGAACAGATTCTGCATTCTGAAGATTCGACTTCTGATGTACTTCCCAAGTTGGAAGAAACTGCAGTTGAAGATGATTCAGTCCTAAAAAATGGAGAAAATGATCTTTCTCAGCTAACCAATGAAGAGAATGAAGGTGACGTGATTGTTGAGGAAGAAGCCCCTAGACCATCAATGGAAACTCAAAATAAAGCTCCAAAGAAAATGGTTAGCATAAATGATAATGTGGAGGAGATTTATTTTagtaagaagaagaagatgaagaaaaagaaatcaaCAGAGAACGTGCCTTCCATCAaagaacaagaaaaagaagaGCCAAAACCATTGAAATCAATTCTCAAGGTGGGCTCGAATATAAATGATAATTGGGATCAGAATAAGTAA
- the LOC104223794 gene encoding uncharacterized protein isoform X2, producing MALGRYHTLRNIYQTLEIRDFSTLLTSSRSYSKSIADVPHLTLRNISSCVHKDHGGIPRTFGDKPMLHSTTMQEPISNGYMRSVTTQAKAPAQARQMGAVKVSMVSPGIVYDPYAPRERIPFWKRYFTRSGWKRTKEELSSELKSAYAIAKLRKGGYSKQKFYAEAVGIYKEINTQMANGGKTPLRKLVTEHMYSALKNEIKQRESVWPTVYWELIEPIVKVRTLRARLIGVDKNDLNKAFIQLTLEFLSKQKFEAYDGKGAVVSGDRNKEVLVRDIWVFEKSLFHPGAYWRLCGRIKV from the exons ATGGCTTTAGGGCGATATCACACGCTTCGAAACATCTATCAAACACTTGAAATTCGAGACTTTTCTACCTT GCTAACCAGCTCAAGAAGCTATTCAAAATCTATTGCAGATG TTCCACATCTCACATTGAGGAACATATCATCCTGCGTACATAAGGACCACGGAGGTATTCCCCGGACATTTGGAGATAAACCAATGCTCCATTCCACTACG ATGCAGGAGCCAATAAGCAATGGTTACATGCGATCAGTTACAACGCAAGCAAAAGCTCCAGCCCAAGCACGACAAATG GGAGCAGTCAAAGTGTCTATGGTGAGTCCTGGAATCGTGTATGATCCTTATGCCCCTCGTGAAAGAATCCCATTCTGGAAGAG GTATTTCACTAGAAGTGGTTGGAAAAGGACAAAGGAGGAACTTAGTTCAGAG CTCAAAAGTGCATATGCCATTGCTAAATTACGAAAAGGTGGATATTCAAAACAAAAGTTCTATGCTGAAGCAGTTGGCATATACAAAGAG ATAAATACGCAAATGGCAAACGGAGGAAAGACACCTTTGAGAAAATTAGTCACAGAGCATATGTACTCT GCTCTCAAGAATGAGATCAAGCAACGAGAATCAGTATGGCCTACTGTCTACTGGGAACTAATTGAACCAATTGTAAAAGTGCGAACTCTGCGAGCTCGATTG attggtgttgataaaaatgaTCTGAATAAGGCGTTCATACAGCTTACACTTGAGTTTCTGTCTAAGCAG AAGTTTGAGGCATATGACGGGAAAGGAGCTGTTGTCTCTGGAGATAGAAATAAGGAG GTCTTGGTACGTGATATATGGGTTTTTGAGAAGTCTCTCTTCCACCCTGGAGCATACTGGCGTCTATGTGGACGAATCAAAGTTTAG